The following proteins are co-located in the Gossypium hirsutum isolate 1008001.06 chromosome A02, Gossypium_hirsutum_v2.1, whole genome shotgun sequence genome:
- the LOC107927438 gene encoding formin-like protein 2 — MIMLITKARDFVVLFVLLFFSAVSTAECFEYHRRFLHQPFFPVTSQPPVYPPSSSSPLPSPEPQPHLKQQPKYPFSTTPPSTPHSPFFLSFPSPPPPPPQPSTLPTFPANISSLLIPHSPSPSSHRRHLLLISLSSALLAAAIILSLAVLTLSLRHRSHQNTSSDDKASRSDSLRLFPPNIPPSDASQKTPPTPPPPPQQQPQQPPRYVSTNRSSEFLYLGTLVNTRVDAAKATISSNGGIKLGVSSPPYQKLGSPELNPLPPLPKVQTFQSGEQFLQSPSLGCFENTIEVEEDEFFSPRGSSHGKESPPPPPKQLPQPAPQEPAVRVESSSRREFNGDNYGSRSFNSRTASYPYSNSCSPSNSFLNSSPPSQRSTVVPIYTVQIKNPSSTSPSSSRLSSSSSERYSPDRSSSFSAQNKESPSRVVHKKLPPPPPPLPPPRFWEVPAAKNPEPGGPPVLVAPSRPVVLQNNESIEKTAAETPKPKLKPLHWDKVRASSDRAMVWDQIKASSFQLNEEMIETLFTANNLNSATKESGRRQSLPSVNQENRVLDPKKSQNIAILLRALNVTIEEVCEALMEGNSDTLGTELLESLLKMAPTNEEERKLKDFTDESPFKLGPAEKFLKAVLDIPFAFKRVDAMLYIANFDSEIEYLKRSFETLEAACGELRNSKMFLKLLEAVLKTGNRMNVGTNRGDAHAFKLDTLLKLVDVKGTDGKTTLLHFVVQEIIRAEGSRLSNANQNPKAEKILQSDLQDDVEFRKLGLEVVSSLSGELTNVKKAAAMDSDVLSIDVAKLATGISKIREVIKLNEEVALKDSCRKFSESMNEFLKKAEEEIIQIQAQDRVALSMVKEITEYFHGNSTKEEAHPFRIFMVVRDFLSILDQVCKEVAKVNERTIYSSARPLPNPIPPPVFPGLNTQHYSSSDDETSSSSS, encoded by the exons ATGATAATGCTGATAACTAAAGCGAGGGATTTTGTTGTTTTGTTTGTTCTCCTCTTTTTCTCCGCAGTGTCGACCGCCGAGTGTTTCGAGTATCACCGCCGTTTCCTCCACCAGCCTTTTTTCCCGGTTACTTCACAGCCGCCGGTTTATCCTCCTTCTTCATCTTCGCCGCTTCCGTCGCCGGAGCCACAACCTCACTTGAAACAACAACCGAAATATCCTTTCTCTACCACTCCTCCTTCCACTCCTCATAgtcctttcttcctttctttccctTCTCCGCCGCCTCCTCCGCCGCAACCTTCCACACTCCCTACTTTTCCCGCCAATATTTCGTCTTTGCTCATACCTCATTCCCCTTCCCCTTCTTCCCACCGCCGTCACCTCCTTCTTATTTCCCTCTCTTCCGCTCTCCTTGCCGCCGCCATAATCCTCTCTCTCGCCGTTTTAACACTCTCCCTCCGTCATCGTAGCCACCAAAACACTTCCTCCGACGACAAAGCTTCCCGTTCAGACTCTCTTCGTTTATTCCCTCCAAATATTCCACCTTCAGATGCTTCTCAAAAAACACCACCTACTCCACCACCGCCACCGCAGCAACAACCACAACAACCGCCGCGATATGTTTCAACGAATCGAAGCTCGGAGTTTCTTTACTTAGGCACACTAGTTAACACTAGAGTAGACGCAGCTAAAGCCACCATTTCAAGCAATGGCGGCATCAAGCTAGGTGTTTCATCGCCACCGTACCAAAAGCTTGGCTCACCGGAGCTAAACCCATTGCCGCCATTGCCAAAAGTTCAAACCTTTCAAAGTGGTGAACAGTTCCTTCAAAGTCCATCACTGGGTTGTTTtgaaaacaccattgaagttgaagaagatgagtttTTTTCGCCAAGAGGGTCTTCACATGGCAAAGAAAGCCCACCGCCACCACCAAAACAACTGCCGCAACCAGCACCACAAGAACCAGCAGTAAGAGTAGAGTCAAGCTCGAGAAGGGAATTTAATGGCGATAACTATGGTAGTCGAAGCTTCAATTCAAGAACAGCTTCATACCCATATTCCAACTCATGTTCACCTTCTAACTCGTTCTTGAATTCAAGTCCACCGAGTCAAAGATCCACTGTTGTCCCTATCTATACAGTGCAAATAAAAAACCCATCTTCAACCTCACCTTCATCTTCAAGATTATCTTCATCATCTTCAGAAAGGTATTCACCTGATAGAAGTTCTAGTTTTTCAGCTCAAAACAAAGAATCTCCGTCAAGGGTTGTACATAAAAAGCTTCCACCACCACCTCCACCGCTTCCTCCACCACGTTTTTGGGAGGTTCCCGCCGCGAAAAACCCTGAACCTGGTGGTCCACCGGTTCTCGTTGCACCTTCCAGGCCAGTGGTGTTACAGAACAATGAATCCATAGAGAAGACTGCAGCTGAGACCCCGAAACCGAAACTGAAACCTTTGCATTGGGATAAAGTTCGAGCGAGTTCGGATCGGGCTATGGTGTGGGATCAAATAAAAGCAAGCTCATTTCA GTTGAATGAGGAAATGATCGAGACGTTGTTTACGGCGAATAATTTGAATTCGGCTACTAAAGAAAGCGGTCGTAGGCAGAGTTTGCCGTCTGTTAATCAAGAAAATCGTGTTCTCGATCCGAAGAAGTCTCAAAACATTGCGATTCTATTGAGGGCATTGAATGTTACCATTGAAGAAGTCTGTGAAGCTCTCATGGAAG GTAATTCAGACACTCTTGGGACTGAGCTCCTAGAAAGCTTATTAAAGATGGCTCCAACAAACGAAGAAGAGCGTAAGCTGAAGGATTTCACTGATGAGTCCCCATTCAAGCTAGGTCCGGCTGAGAAATTCCTCAAGGCTGTGCTCGACATACCTTTTGCCTTCAAGAGGGTCGATGCGATGCTTTACATTGCTAATTTCGACTCTGAAATCGAGTACCTGAAAAGGTCTTTTGAAACTTTAGAG GCCGCTTGTGGAGAGTTACGGAATAGCAAAATGTTTCTTAAGCTTTTGGAGGCAGTGCTTAAAACCGGGAACCGTATGAATGTTGGTACCAACCGAGGGGACGCCCATGCTTTCAAACTCGACACACTCTTAAAGCTCGTTGATGTAAAGGGAACGGATGGAAAAACCACGCTTCTGCATTTCGTTGTGCAGGAAATCATCAGAGCCGAAGGTTCTCGTCTTTCCAATGCCAATCAGAACCCGAAAGCTGAGAAAATACTACAATCCGATCTTCAAGATGATGTTGAGTTTCGTAAACTTGGCCTGGAAGTTGTGTCCAGTTTAAGTGGGGAGCTAACCAACGTGAAGAAAGCTGCCGCTATGGACTCAGATGTTCTCAGCATTGATGTTGCAAAACTTGCAACCGGCATTTCTAAAATCCGAGAAGTCATAAAACTAAATGAAGAGGTTGCTTTGAAAGACAGCTGCCGGAAATTCTCGGAATCAATGAACGAGTTCCTAAAGAAGGCGGAAGAAGAGATCATACAGATCCAAGCACAAGACCGAGTTGCCCTCTCGATGGTAAAGGAGATAACCGAGTACTTCCACGGAAACTCAACCAAGGAAGAAGCTCATCCGTTCCGTATCTTCATGGTCGTAAGAGACTTCCTTTCGATCCTCGATCAAGTATGCAAGGAAGTCGCAAAGGTCAACGAGAGAACAATATACAGTTCGGCACGACCGTTACCGAATCCCATTCCGCCCCCGGTTTTCCCTGGACTCAACACGCAGCATTACAGTTCCTCAGATGACGAAACCTCATCATCCTCGTCATAG
- the LOC121214041 gene encoding uncharacterized protein, which produces MGFSINNSVTQSHTRTHKTFLIASYFLLGTASGCIFLTLSLRLLPSLCGLFFILLHAITIAGAVTGCSVAVSGSNRFYAAHMVVMVLTSIFQGSVSVLILTRSSDFLGYLKSYVREDDGIVILKLVGGLCVTVFCLEWMVLGLGFVLRYYAFVEGHEGVVNGGQYQRNGKVQV; this is translated from the coding sequence atggggTTTTCAATTAACAACTCAGTAACCCAATCCCACACTCGTACCCACAAAACCTTCCTTATAGCCAGCTATTTCCTCTTGGGAACAGCCTCCGGTTGTATCTTCCTCACTCTCTCCCTCCGTTTACTCCCTTCCTTATGTGGTCTCTTCTTCATCCTTCTCCACGCCATCACCATAGCCGGTGCCGTCACCGGTTGTTCCGTCGCCGTTTCTGGGTCAAACAGATTCTACGCAGCTCACATGGTGGTTATGGTGTTAACATCGATATTTCAAGGATCCGTTTCGGTTTTGATCTTAACCCGAAGTAGTGATTTCTTGGGGTATTTGAAATCTTATGTTAGGGAAGATGATGGGATCGTGATATTGAAGCTTGTTGGTGGGCTTTGTGTGACGGTTTTTTGTTTGGAATGGATGGTATTAGGGTTGGGATTTGTGTTGAGGTATTATGCTTTTGTTGAAGGTCATGAAGGTGTCGTTAATGGCGGACAGTATCAAAGGAATGGGAAAGTTCAAGTTTAA